The Rhizobium favelukesii DNA segment AGGAATGCGAATGCCCAGCGAGCTTGCGGCGCAGAAAACCTGAAGAGCTATTTCGTCGTTTCCACAAAACAGGATGCTCGGGCGTTCGAGATTTGCAAGCAATGCTCTCGCATTTTCAAACGCCACAAACTTGTCTCCGAAGATCGGGCCCGTCACCCCGGCAACACACCACTCGTCCCGTAACGCCAACCCATGTTCACTTAATCGTAGCCGCAATGCGGCCTCCCGGATATCGGCAGCCATTATAAGCGGGTTGAGACGAACGTATCCAAAGTTTCGATGACCTTCGGCGATCGCCGCGTCGATTGCTTCTCTCATGCCGTGAGGCTCGCCCGGAACGATTTTCGACACTTCCAGGCCTGGTGGCTCGTGGCAGTTGACCAGAACCGTCTTGACCTCCGGATCAAGTTCGTCCGGCCCCAGTCCACGTTGGAACATGGTGCCGTAGATCACACCATCCACACGATGCCCCTTGAGTTCGCGCCAACACTGCCTTGTCCGCTCGAGGTCGCCGCCCGTATTCACCATCAGCATCGAGTAGCCAGCGCCCTCCACTGCCGATTGAATGCCACGGATGATCTCGGTGGAGTCGGGCGTAGTCGATATAACATCGGTCATGACACCGATGATACCGGACTTGTTCTGGCGCATCATGAGGGCGGCCCGGTTCGGAACGTAGCCGAGGCGGTCAATGGCTTCGTTGACACGAGCCCGCGTGCGTTCGTCTACACGCTTGTCATTGCGGACCACACGACTGACAGTCTGATCCGACACGCCCGCATGCAGAGCAATATCTTTTATGGTGACCATCGCGTCCTCATTTAACTCCGGCGCGCATGAAGCTTTCAACAATCAAGCGCTGCATTGCCACAAATGCGATCAAAATTGGAAGTATGGAAATCGAAACCGCAGCCAGAATGACTGCTGCGGGCACTTCGCCCCCGCGCCCGCCGCTGATCCCGACAACGGCCAGCGGAAGGACTTGGTTGTTTCCCGTAAGCATGAATACCAGTGGAATAAAGTAGTCGTTCCAAGTCGTTGTGAAAACGATGATAGCGAGAGCGGCCATTTGCGGCTTTGCGAGGGGCGCAGCAATCGTCCAAAAGATCCTGATGGGCCCGGCACCATCAACTTTTCCTGCTTCGATCAGGTCTTTCGGGACCGTCAGGAAAAACTGGCGCATCAGGAATACTCCAAAAACCCCCGACAGCCCTGGAGCGAAAGCCCCGATCATGCCCGGCAGAATGATTGCGCCCGGCATTCCAAGGAGTCCAATCGACCGCATGATGATATATAGGGGAACGATCATCGTCTGTATGGGCACCATCAGGGAAACGAGCAGCATCCCGAACAGCAATTTCTTGAACGGAAACTCCAGGCGGGCAAAGGCGTAGCCCGCCATTGTCGTGACAGCGACGTAACCGACCGTCACCAGCGTCGAGATATAAACCGAATTCCAGAAATACCGGATAAGCTGCGGGTAGTCCCTTACTGCACGAAGGTAGCTCTCAATAGTGACGTCGCTTCCCGGTAACCACCGAGGGGGTAGCGTGAATGCTTCCGACAGCGGCGACAGCGTTGCAGTGAACATCCAGATGAACGGCGCAGCCATCAGCAGCGAGCCTAGTGCAAGCACCCCCCACAGCAGATAAGTCGCCAACTGAGTCCGGATGACACCTTGTAGCGAGGAACGTGACGTGGCTGCGTTATTCATAGAAGGTCCAGTACTTCGAAGCCACGAAGTTGATGATCGTAACGATGCCGACCAGGGCGAGGAGTAAGAGTGAAACGGCAGAGGCATAGCCCATCTCCAAATCTCGGAAGCCGACTTCCTGTATGTACATGACGATAGATCGCGAGGCGTCGCCGGGACCTCCTTTGGTCAGAACCACAATCGAGTCGAACACCCGGAAAGCTCCAATCGAATTCATCACCAGGAGGAAAAGGATCGTTGGGGAAAGGAGCGGCAGGGTAATATCGAGGAACTGACGTATCTTGCCGGCGTTGTCGATTTTCGCTGCCTCGTAGTATTCAGGCGAAATGCCCTGCAGTCCGGCAAGAGCAATAAGCATTCCGAAGCCGACGTTCTTCCAGATATCCAGAATGATGACGGAGTAGAGAACTGTACTGGCGCTCGAAAGCCAGGGAATCTTCCCTATCCCAAGTTTCGACAGGTAGTAGTTAATGATGCCGAGATCCTTGTGATAAAAGAACTGCCAGACCACGGCGACGAAGACCAAGCCAACCAGTGAGGGAAAGAAGAAGGCCGCGCGGAAAACTGTCTGGAGTGCCTTGGGCATCTTTTGATTAAGGATCGCCGCAAGCACCACTGCCAGAACCGTATTCCCCAATACCGCGAAGACGGCGAAGAACAATGTGTTTCGAAGTACGGTATGGAGGCGATCGTCATCAAGCATCCAGAGAAAGTTGTCGAGCCCCGCCCACTTTGGCGGGGACAATAAGTCGTAATACTGGAAGCTGAGCCAGAACGTGCTCAGCATTGGCGCAGCGATGAAAAACAGAAAGCCGCAAAGCACTGGGGCTATCAGGAGGAAACCAGCAAATGTTTCCTGGCGCGTTTGCAGGGAGAACCATTTTTGCGTGAAGGATTGGCGCTGCGCCATTTCAGTTACCCCTTGCGGATTGCTCGCTTCAATTCCTTGTCGGCCTTGGCGAGCGCATCCTCAGGCGTCTCCGCCTGAGTGATGATGCTGTCCATGGTCCTTGAGAGGATGCGGTCAAGTTCGCTAAAGTAGGTTGGAGCGGCAACCGGACGCGTGTCATCAATCACGTTGTAGAACAGTGCTGCGTTTGCCGGCGCGGAGCGGAACGTCGGGCTTTCAGCGGCCTCCTTGTATATCGGGATCTGTTGCCCGATTTCCACGATCTCGGTCACCGTTTCGAGGCTGATCAGTTCAAGAATTGCATCGAATGCCGCCTGCTTGTTTTTAGACTCCGGCGAAATGCCCCAGCCAGCGCATCCAAAGACCGTCTCCCCACCGTTCTTTTTGGGCCACGAGACGACATCGAAGGAGGTGAAGCCCGATTTTACCCATCCCGGCACAGGCCAACGTCCAGCCGAAGTCATCGCGAGCGCGCCGCCTGCAAACTTGTCATAGACGGTCAATCCGATCGGGTCAGGCGAGACCTTGTGGACATGCACGAGATCATGCAGGAACGTGGTCGCTTCTATCAGTTTCGGATCCGTGAGATTGGACGCTGATCCGTCCTTACTGATCGGGTATGTACCGTTGGTCAGAAACCACGGGTAGTGCGCGAAGTTAAACCAGGGCATACCGTAGCCGTAGACTTTCTTGGCACCCTCTCCCGAGGTTAGTGCTTTGCTCGTTTCCAAGAAGTCGTCCCAAGTCCAATCTTCCCTGGGATATTTAACTCCCGCGGCATCGAAGATGAGCTTATTGTAGTAGATGACCATACACTGCCAACCGTTTGGTATCTCGTAAAGCTTGCCGTCGACCGTCAGCGCATCTTTCAACTCTTTCGGGATCTTCGCCAGGAGTTCCTGCGCCTTCGGGCTGGCGGCAATGTAGTCGTCGAGTGGCTCCAGCAAGCCGCGGCTTACCGCGAGCCGAACGCCTTCAATGGCGATATTGATGATGTCAGGAACGTTTCCTCCGGCTATCTGGGTGACGAGGCCGTCCGCGTAGTCGGACCAGGTCGTCAGCGGGATCAGGTTGTCGATCACCTTTACGTCGGGAAATTGGGAGCTGAAGCGAGCAAAAGCCTTGGCATATGCGGCCCCCTCCTCCGGCGTTCCCCAGTTGTAGGTGGTCAGGGTCTGGCTTTGCGCAAGAGCCCATTGCGGCAACGTCACGATCGCCGCGGAAATAGCCGAAGTCTGAAGCAGTCGACGTCTCGATATTTGCATGACAGTGTCCTCCCTCCGTCAGTGGATACTATTTGAGTCTTCCGAATTCCTTGTTGGAAGCCTCACGCTTGCGGGTACGATCAAGCTTCTTTTGGATTTCCAGGTTCCGCAGGTGGAGATACTCCTCGAGGCGTACGGCGGATCGATCGACCATCGCCTTCTGTTCCTCGGTCAGCGTCTCTCGAGCTACGGCCATGGGCTTGCGTCGTCCAGGCGGTGTCGGAATTCGGTCCTCTAGCGTGGGCACCGACAACTTGGGCGACGGGAGCGTCTGGTACCAGTACGCTGTGGAGGCCCAGTCGTCGCTGAGATGATTATTATGGCCGTGTTCGATCGTGACCTTGATCTTCTTGTCGAAGCGCACCGGATCCGTCAGATGAAAGCGGTAGGACACCGCGTAGCCCGGCACGATGCTCTCATGGATCGGCGCTCCATTATAGAGATCCTTCTTGTCCTGCATTCCCCAAGCATGATTGAAGTAGTCCTCCGTACCCGTGCCGTGAATGGAAGGAGGCCACTCGGGATCATCGTCGATCCAGATCATGTCGTCGCCTTCGCCCCACCAGCTACCCTGGAAATGGGCGACTGAAAGTAGGCATCCGACATATTGTCCGCGGCCCTGCGTTTCGAGCACGGTGTAGTTCCCCTTGCCGTCAAGGTTGACAGTATTCGCCTCCGGCGAGTTCGTCTGGATCTGCGGTCCCCAGCCGTCGCAAGGGTTCTCACGCCGCCACGTTGCATGAAAGTATGCGATATCCTCGTCGAGTGGCTGGTCGTAAAGTTCGTAGTCGACATAGAAGTACTGGCCGTATGGCACGTCGTTTTCGTTGATGAGTTCGATCACAGCGCGTTTGTTAAACGGCATCTGGAAGTAGCTGTTGAACGATGCGGATCCGCCGTGGACGTAGCTTTCTTCGGGCTTTGCCGACACCGACAGCGGAAGGGAAGAGAAGCTCGCTGGCATTGAATGGCCAACGCCGAAAAAGTCGCCAAGCGGTACGAGGACGGCTGGACGATCCGCATTGTCCCAGGTGATCCGCACCAGAACCTTTCGGTAATAGTGCGGGTCAGCTTCTTCCCAGGTCACGCCCAGCGCATTGTGGATCTCGTTGACTGGGGCAATGTACTGCCCCAACACCGGATCGATTACACTTGGGCCGAGCGTGCGGCGGCAGAACTGGGTTGTCCAGATATGGGTAATGCACCCCGGCCCAGTTATGTCGGCAAGGGTTACCGTTTCACCGGGGCCGATCAGCCAATAGTCCTGATTTCGCCCTTCCTGGTCCCAACTCGAGAGCCGGCGGGTCCGGGCCCTCTTCGTTCTGGTCAGATCGGCAAGCATGGAATGACCTGGATTACTCATCTAGTGCGTCCTTTCAGGCGGCAACTTTGTTGTTAAGGTTGGCGAGACGCCGCTCTTGCGCATCGAAGAGATGGGCTGTTGCGGGGTCGAACGTGAAACGGAGGACGTCGCCCTCAGCGAAGCGGTCCTGCAGCGTGGTCTTCGCGATGACGGGACTGCCATCCTCGGCAGTAAGATAAAGAAGCCGGAACTCCCCCAGGTGCTCTTCGATGTCGAGTCGGAATGACAAAGGCCCTGATCCGTCGGTCGTGAGCATGAGGTCTTCGGGTCGGATTCCCAGCGTTAGATCCGCCTCCCCTCGGACGTGGAAGGGGATCGTGCCCAGGTGCCGGCTTGTCCGGATTTCTGCGCCGGCCTCGGTTCCTCGGGCGTGAACTTTTAGAAAATTCATTTTTGGAGAGCCGATAAATCCGGCAACGAACATGTTCTGCGGGTTCCCGTAGAGTTCAAGGGGCGTTCCGACCTGCTCAATGCGGCCCGCGTTCAGTACGACGATCCTGTCGGCGAGCGTCATCGCTTCTGTCTGATCGTGCGTCACGTAGATGGTCGTTGACTTCAATCGTTGTTGAAGTCTGGCGATCTCGATCCGGGTTTGGACACGCAGCGCGGCATCAAGATTGGAAAGCGGTTCATCGAACAGGAATATTCTGGGTTCGCGCACGATCGCGCGACCTATGGCGACACGCTGCCGCTGCCCGCCGGAGAGGTCCTTCGGATGGCGACCTAGAAGGTGCCCAATCTGCAAGGACCGTGCGACCTCTTGTACTCGCAGATCAATGCTAGCCCGAGGGGTCCCGGCAACACGCAGGCCGTAGCTCAGGTTCTGCGCGACTGTCATGTGAGGATAGAGCGCGTAGCTTTGAAAAACCATTGCGACGCCCCTTTCGAAGGGACTGGCAGTGGTCATCGCGCGCCCGTCCAGCGCGAGTTCACCGCCGGTGATGGTCTCGAGCCCGGCGACCATGCGCAGCAACGTGGACTTTCCGCACCCGGAGGGGCCGACGAATACAACGAATTCACCATCAGGCACGTCAAGATTGATCCCTTTGATCACTTCGACGGCACCGTATGACTTTCGAATCTCATGCAGCGTAAGCCGCGCCATCAGCGTCCCCTCCCATAGAGCGCATCCTGTATCGCTTCGTGATGCGACACTATGTCGACGTCGACATTATTGTCAACAAGTAATGTCGACGTCGACATCAAGTAATGCTATCTGGAACGGATGCGAGGACGATTGAGCCGCTTTGGAGGAAAAACGAATGCAGAGTTGCCGTATTGAACTGGACACCGGGACCCGACTCGAGTTCTGGGCCAAGGTCATCGAGAACTCCGACCAACCCCGCGAGTTCCAGATTGAAAAGGATGGCAAGATCCTCTGGGCGGTGGATTGCTTCTCGCAGCATCCGGAGTACTACAGCTACCACCACAGGGAGACCTGTGAGGTAATGGTCAGTTGGGATCCGCGAACTACGGAGTTCACATGGGCATACAGCTACGTGCCCGAAACGGTCGCGGAGACGGGTATCACGATCTGGACGTTCGGCGAGCAGCTTTCAAGGATGACCGGGTTCGAAATCGATGCCTGGTGCAGCAGCGATCCTGCCCGGCCGAAGCTGCACTTCTCCCCGATCAGGAACTGGATGAACGACCCCAACGGTCTGTGCATAATTGGCGACACATGGCATCTGTTCTACCAGTTTCATCCGGCCGGCACTGACTGGGGTCCAATGCATTGGGGTCATGCAAGCAGCAAGGATCTCTTCCACTGGACACATCTGCCGGTCTTTCTCCACCCCGAACAAAACCTTTGGCGGCTTGGGGCGACCGGAGGCGCGTTCTCGGGCAACGCGTTTTTTGACCGCGATGGCAGCCTGAAGCTTTACTACACCGAGCGACTGCCCGCCTACGATCTGTTTGAGGGATATCGTGAGGTTCAGAAGATCGCCGT contains these protein-coding regions:
- a CDS encoding carbohydrate ABC transporter permease, whose product is MAQRQSFTQKWFSLQTRQETFAGFLLIAPVLCGFLFFIAAPMLSTFWLSFQYYDLLSPPKWAGLDNFLWMLDDDRLHTVLRNTLFFAVFAVLGNTVLAVVLAAILNQKMPKALQTVFRAAFFFPSLVGLVFVAVVWQFFYHKDLGIINYYLSKLGIGKIPWLSSASTVLYSVIILDIWKNVGFGMLIALAGLQGISPEYYEAAKIDNAGKIRQFLDITLPLLSPTILFLLVMNSIGAFRVFDSIVVLTKGGPGDASRSIVMYIQEVGFRDLEMGYASAVSLLLLALVGIVTIINFVASKYWTFYE
- a CDS encoding glycoside hydrolase family 172 protein, with translation MSNPGHSMLADLTRTKRARTRRLSSWDQEGRNQDYWLIGPGETVTLADITGPGCITHIWTTQFCRRTLGPSVIDPVLGQYIAPVNEIHNALGVTWEEADPHYYRKVLVRITWDNADRPAVLVPLGDFFGVGHSMPASFSSLPLSVSAKPEESYVHGGSASFNSYFQMPFNKRAVIELINENDVPYGQYFYVDYELYDQPLDEDIAYFHATWRRENPCDGWGPQIQTNSPEANTVNLDGKGNYTVLETQGRGQYVGCLLSVAHFQGSWWGEGDDMIWIDDDPEWPPSIHGTGTEDYFNHAWGMQDKKDLYNGAPIHESIVPGYAVSYRFHLTDPVRFDKKIKVTIEHGHNNHLSDDWASTAYWYQTLPSPKLSVPTLEDRIPTPPGRRKPMAVARETLTEEQKAMVDRSAVRLEEYLHLRNLEIQKKLDRTRKREASNKEFGRLK
- a CDS encoding ABC transporter substrate-binding protein, yielding MQISRRRLLQTSAISAAIVTLPQWALAQSQTLTTYNWGTPEEGAAYAKAFARFSSQFPDVKVIDNLIPLTTWSDYADGLVTQIAGGNVPDIINIAIEGVRLAVSRGLLEPLDDYIAASPKAQELLAKIPKELKDALTVDGKLYEIPNGWQCMVIYYNKLIFDAAGVKYPREDWTWDDFLETSKALTSGEGAKKVYGYGMPWFNFAHYPWFLTNGTYPISKDGSASNLTDPKLIEATTFLHDLVHVHKVSPDPIGLTVYDKFAGGALAMTSAGRWPVPGWVKSGFTSFDVVSWPKKNGGETVFGCAGWGISPESKNKQAAFDAILELISLETVTEIVEIGQQIPIYKEAAESPTFRSAPANAALFYNVIDDTRPVAAPTYFSELDRILSRTMDSIITQAETPEDALAKADKELKRAIRKG
- a CDS encoding ABC transporter ATP-binding protein, with amino-acid sequence MARLTLHEIRKSYGAVEVIKGINLDVPDGEFVVFVGPSGCGKSTLLRMVAGLETITGGELALDGRAMTTASPFERGVAMVFQSYALYPHMTVAQNLSYGLRVAGTPRASIDLRVQEVARSLQIGHLLGRHPKDLSGGQRQRVAIGRAIVREPRIFLFDEPLSNLDAALRVQTRIEIARLQQRLKSTTIYVTHDQTEAMTLADRIVVLNAGRIEQVGTPLELYGNPQNMFVAGFIGSPKMNFLKVHARGTEAGAEIRTSRHLGTIPFHVRGEADLTLGIRPEDLMLTTDGSGPLSFRLDIEEHLGEFRLLYLTAEDGSPVIAKTTLQDRFAEGDVLRFTFDPATAHLFDAQERRLANLNNKVAA
- a CDS encoding LacI family DNA-binding transcriptional regulator → MLKASCAPELNEDAMVTIKDIALHAGVSDQTVSRVVRNDKRVDERTRARVNEAIDRLGYVPNRAALMMRQNKSGIIGVMTDVISTTPDSTEIIRGIQSAVEGAGYSMLMVNTGGDLERTRQCWRELKGHRVDGVIYGTMFQRGLGPDELDPEVKTVLVNCHEPPGLEVSKIVPGEPHGMREAIDAAIAEGHRNFGYVRLNPLIMAADIREAALRLRLSEHGLALRDEWCVAGVTGPIFGDKFVAFENARALLANLERPSILFCGNDEIALQVFCAASSLGIRIPNELSIVGFDDFKVVTEVMRPSLTTVALPYFEMGQAAVAALASIISSEPVPRVQSVACRLINRESVGKAG
- a CDS encoding carbohydrate ABC transporter permease, which encodes MNNAATSRSSLQGVIRTQLATYLLWGVLALGSLLMAAPFIWMFTATLSPLSEAFTLPPRWLPGSDVTIESYLRAVRDYPQLIRYFWNSVYISTLVTVGYVAVTTMAGYAFARLEFPFKKLLFGMLLVSLMVPIQTMIVPLYIIMRSIGLLGMPGAIILPGMIGAFAPGLSGVFGVFLMRQFFLTVPKDLIEAGKVDGAGPIRIFWTIAAPLAKPQMAALAIIVFTTTWNDYFIPLVFMLTGNNQVLPLAVVGISGGRGGEVPAAVILAAVSISILPILIAFVAMQRLIVESFMRAGVK